The following are from one region of the Granulicella aggregans genome:
- a CDS encoding flagellin N-terminal helical domain-containing protein translates to MSLSVLNNISALYAQNYLNQTQASLQTVLQQLSSGSRINSGADDAAGLSVVNGLQANEAALQQSAQNATNGTGLLQTADGALAQVTSLLTRAVTLATESANSTLNSQQVSSANQEYQTILSEIGAIGSSTNFSGNQVFTANTTNLFVSDGSATGANTYNDTVGILTTASVGQSPSTGGVSTGAVTVAAAGSTSAASVQSTGTITPTNATDLISGTIAVSLSGGTANNFSVTGLTASQFTAAFNANTTFSSQGITATVNTGTGVITIKGPVSGIGGSVTFTSNLTSTTAAGVTDTAPVAASGTAAVDGRSLESIVLSTLPTTVAGTLTIGVGTGAQTSITVNAGTTGSQLAAQINANTTFQNANIVASYSSTTGTLSIYGPAGTGSTLNFTGSALTQTTKATPGAGVNFTDQSINTLTASNASAVLTSLTSAIADVAYQRGILGANINQLNAAAGVANTANVNLTSASNAIQATNYGQATSDLAKYEVLSQTGISALAQANTVQQEILKLLQ, encoded by the coding sequence ATGTCCTTGAGTGTCCTCAACAATATCTCGGCACTATACGCGCAGAATTATCTGAACCAGACTCAGGCGAGTCTGCAGACGGTCCTGCAACAGCTCTCTTCCGGTTCACGGATCAACAGCGGCGCGGACGACGCGGCCGGCCTTTCAGTCGTTAACGGCTTGCAGGCCAACGAAGCCGCCCTGCAACAGTCCGCCCAGAACGCCACCAACGGTACCGGACTTCTGCAGACCGCAGACGGAGCTTTGGCCCAGGTCACCAGCCTCCTCACCCGCGCTGTAACTTTGGCGACAGAGTCCGCAAACTCCACCCTCAACTCTCAGCAGGTCAGTTCCGCTAACCAGGAGTATCAGACCATCCTCTCTGAGATCGGTGCAATCGGCTCGTCGACGAACTTCTCCGGCAACCAGGTCTTTACTGCTAACACCACGAACCTTTTCGTATCCGATGGTTCAGCCACTGGTGCCAATACGTACAACGACACGGTAGGCATCCTCACAACGGCCAGCGTAGGTCAGAGTCCGTCCACCGGCGGAGTCTCCACCGGAGCCGTGACGGTCGCAGCAGCCGGCAGCACCTCCGCCGCCAGCGTGCAATCGACTGGCACCATTACCCCAACCAATGCAACCGACCTGATCAGCGGCACCATCGCTGTTTCCTTGTCTGGCGGCACCGCGAACAACTTCTCCGTGACTGGCCTTACCGCCAGCCAGTTCACCGCAGCCTTCAACGCCAATACGACGTTCTCTTCGCAGGGGATCACCGCAACCGTCAACACTGGAACAGGCGTGATTACCATCAAGGGGCCCGTCAGCGGCATCGGCGGTTCGGTAACCTTTACCAGCAACTTGACGTCGACCACCGCTGCCGGCGTTACGGACACGGCTCCGGTTGCCGCTTCCGGCACGGCTGCGGTCGATGGCCGTTCGCTGGAGAGCATCGTTCTGTCTACCTTGCCCACCACGGTTGCGGGAACGCTCACCATCGGCGTAGGTACCGGCGCCCAGACCTCCATCACCGTGAACGCAGGCACGACCGGTAGTCAGTTGGCCGCGCAGATCAACGCCAACACAACCTTTCAGAATGCCAACATCGTCGCATCCTACAGCTCTACCACTGGCACGCTCAGCATCTATGGGCCTGCAGGTACGGGCTCAACCCTCAACTTCACCGGAAGCGCCCTGACCCAGACCACCAAGGCCACGCCTGGTGCCGGGGTCAACTTCACTGACCAGAGCATCAACACCCTGACCGCCAGCAATGCTTCGGCAGTGCTGACCAGCCTAACCTCTGCCATTGCAGACGTCGCGTACCAGCGCGGTATTCTCGGTGCCAACATCAACCAGCTCAACGCCGCGGCTGGCGTTGCGAACACGGCAAACGTCAATCTCACCTCCGCCTCGAACGCAATTCAGGCGACCAACTACGGCCAGGCAACCAGCGACCTCGCAAAGTACGAGGTTCTGAGCCAGACGGGCATCAGCGCTCTCGCCCAGGCCAACACCGTGCAGCAGGAGATCCTCAAGCTGCTGCAATAA
- a CDS encoding flagellar FlbD family protein has translation MAADEAFEAGHPMIELTRLNGNKFSINCDTIKYIEAAPDTTLSLTTGEKILVVETCETVVQRCIEHRAKVLRLAWPDARMFLTGKPVEGANPNPAKPALVGSSNS, from the coding sequence GTGGCCGCCGATGAAGCATTCGAGGCGGGGCATCCGATGATTGAGCTGACCAGGCTGAACGGTAATAAGTTCTCTATTAATTGCGACACGATCAAGTACATCGAAGCGGCGCCGGATACGACACTGTCGTTGACGACCGGAGAGAAGATCCTGGTGGTCGAGACATGCGAGACCGTGGTGCAGCGGTGCATCGAGCATCGGGCGAAGGTGCTGCGTTTAGCTTGGCCGGACGCGCGCATGTTTCTGACCGGCAAGCCGGTGGAAGGTGCGAACCCAAATCCGGCCAAGCCTGCGCTCGTGGGCTCTTCCAACTCCTGA
- a CDS encoding flagellar motor protein, producing MDIASVMGITLALLGILGGMLMEGGSIAQITQPTAAIIVLCGTGGAVLLQFPFSIFMAAVRQVARVFTVEVSNAQVTLSQIVEFANKARRSGVVSLDEDLPRIAEPFMKQALMLAVDGMDPSSIRQIMHLELENGAEIEEKIASVFEAAGGYSPTVGILGAVLGLIQVMQHLENINEVGKGIAVAFVATIYGVGLANLVYLPIAGKLKIKHREEQVVKEMVLEGIVSILEGMNPRMLELKLNTYLLEARAEEQRAEDRRIK from the coding sequence GTGGACATCGCCAGTGTGATGGGCATAACCCTGGCCCTGCTGGGCATCCTGGGCGGCATGTTGATGGAGGGCGGGAGCATCGCCCAGATCACGCAGCCGACCGCTGCGATCATCGTGCTTTGCGGCACCGGCGGGGCAGTGCTGCTGCAGTTCCCTTTCAGCATCTTCATGGCCGCGGTGCGACAGGTGGCGAGGGTGTTCACGGTAGAGGTCTCGAATGCGCAGGTGACCTTGAGCCAGATTGTGGAGTTTGCCAACAAGGCGCGCAGGAGTGGCGTGGTCTCACTCGACGAAGACCTGCCGCGCATCGCGGAGCCTTTCATGAAGCAGGCGCTGATGCTTGCCGTCGATGGCATGGATCCAAGCTCTATACGGCAGATCATGCACCTGGAGCTGGAGAACGGCGCGGAGATTGAAGAGAAGATCGCCTCGGTGTTTGAGGCTGCGGGCGGGTATTCGCCTACGGTGGGAATTCTTGGCGCGGTGCTGGGGCTAATCCAGGTGATGCAGCATCTGGAGAACATCAATGAAGTGGGTAAAGGTATCGCCGTAGCGTTTGTGGCGACGATCTACGGAGTGGGACTGGCGAACCTCGTCTATCTCCCCATTGCGGGAAAACTGAAGATCAAGCATCGCGAGGAGCAGGTGGTGAAGGAGATGGTGCTGGAGGGTATTGTGTCGATCCTTGAAGGCATGAACCCGCGCATGCTTGAGTTGAAGCTGAATACTTATCTGCTGGAAGCGCGCGCTGAAGAGCAGCGGGCAGAAGATCGCAGGATTAAATAA
- a CDS encoding OmpA/MotB family protein — protein sequence MRKKAVSHVSHERWLVSYADFITLLFAFFVVLFASSRGDKRKQVQVSDAMKSAFSEMGVFDPSSKTISLMNAGGATSSGKPVPLPMAELSPEELKKAIDQVVANQVSQGKLAAGSVTTRIAPDGLVISLHDAGFFASGSADVNPASLHILTTIIEALPNRRLRVEGHTDNVPIHTQQYATNWELSTARASAIARFIIERHTIDANNLSAAGYAEFHPVASNDTEEGRTQNRRVDIIVLSGQVS from the coding sequence ATGAGGAAGAAAGCGGTATCGCATGTGAGCCACGAGCGATGGCTGGTGTCTTACGCGGACTTCATCACGCTGCTCTTCGCATTCTTCGTGGTGCTGTTTGCTTCGAGCCGTGGGGACAAACGCAAGCAGGTGCAGGTGTCGGATGCGATGAAGTCTGCGTTCTCGGAGATGGGCGTCTTCGATCCAAGTTCGAAGACGATCTCGTTGATGAACGCGGGCGGGGCGACCTCTTCGGGCAAGCCTGTCCCCTTGCCCATGGCCGAGTTGAGTCCAGAAGAGTTGAAGAAGGCGATCGACCAGGTGGTGGCGAACCAGGTGAGCCAGGGGAAGCTGGCAGCGGGCAGCGTGACCACGCGCATTGCTCCGGATGGGCTGGTGATTTCGCTGCATGATGCTGGGTTCTTCGCGTCGGGGTCGGCGGACGTGAACCCGGCGTCGCTGCATATTCTGACGACAATCATCGAGGCTCTGCCTAATCGTCGGCTGCGCGTGGAAGGTCATACGGACAATGTGCCCATCCACACGCAGCAGTATGCGACGAACTGGGAGTTGTCGACGGCGCGGGCGTCGGCGATTGCTCGGTTCATCATTGAGCGGCATACGATTGACGCCAATAATCTATCGGCGGCTGGCTATGCGGAGTTCCATCCCGTGGCGAGTAACGACACGGAAGAAGGCCGCACGCAGAACCGGCGTGTGGACATCATTGTCTTGTCAGGCCAGGTATCGTAA
- a CDS encoding secondary thiamine-phosphate synthase enzyme YjbQ, giving the protein MATMKSHTAYLTLNTKERYEMVHLTPEIEDIVHESGIDDGLCFVSPMHITAAIYVNDHEDGLLEDISQWLENIAPRWPGYKHHHTGEDNGDAHLKSLLLHHETTLPITKGRLDLGPWQRIFYAEFDGRRDKRVIVKILGLTK; this is encoded by the coding sequence ATGGCCACAATGAAGTCCCACACTGCCTACCTGACGCTCAACACGAAGGAGCGTTATGAGATGGTGCACCTTACGCCCGAGATCGAAGATATCGTCCATGAAAGCGGCATCGACGACGGTCTCTGCTTCGTCAGCCCCATGCATATCACCGCCGCCATCTACGTCAACGACCACGAGGATGGCCTGCTCGAAGACATCTCTCAGTGGCTCGAAAACATCGCCCCACGCTGGCCCGGATACAAGCACCACCATACCGGCGAAGACAACGGCGACGCTCATCTAAAGTCGCTCCTGCTGCATCACGAGACGACGCTGCCCATCACCAAGGGCCGACTCGACCTCGGCCCGTGGCAGCGCATCTTCTATGCGGAGTTCGATGGCCGGCGCGACAAGCGCGTCATCGTCAAGATACTTGGCCTAACAAAGTAG
- a CDS encoding tetratricopeptide repeat protein: MHSNITEVFDAGLECMAEGNASRAAEMFEQVLALRPSDVEAAHGLIRALVDAGRVDEALARTQQLIEQEPDDVLAVTRLSMIYQQKGMIAEAEAAAARAKILGWKMELRGGPAAKTDL; the protein is encoded by the coding sequence ATGCATTCGAACATCACTGAAGTGTTTGATGCAGGATTAGAGTGCATGGCCGAGGGGAACGCTTCTCGAGCGGCGGAGATGTTCGAGCAGGTGCTGGCTTTACGGCCTAGTGATGTTGAAGCTGCACATGGCCTGATCCGGGCTTTGGTGGATGCGGGACGAGTCGATGAGGCGCTGGCGAGAACGCAGCAGTTGATCGAACAAGAGCCGGACGATGTGCTGGCGGTAACGAGGCTTTCGATGATCTACCAGCAGAAGGGGATGATTGCCGAGGCGGAGGCCGCTGCTGCTCGGGCGAAGATATTGGGTTGGAAGATGGAGCTTCGCGGCGGGCCGGCGGCGAAGACGGACCTATGA
- a CDS encoding non-canonical purine NTP pyrophosphatase has protein sequence MTRRLLVASTNKGKLRDFAIAAKGDANLLPLPGLEGIAAPDEDEDTFEGNARIKATYYSLFAPGEIVIADDSGLEVDALGGAPGVRSARYAEDMKFAGEGSVDVRNNSCLMAALEGVEARAGRYRCALVAARDGNVLAVGDGTVEGWILAAAQGDGGFGYDPYFLPEGATGSMAEIGNAERMLLSHRGRALRDLLPKLMAVAAI, from the coding sequence ATGACAAGAAGACTGCTGGTTGCGAGCACGAATAAGGGGAAGCTGCGGGACTTTGCCATTGCTGCGAAGGGCGACGCGAACCTGCTGCCGCTGCCAGGGCTGGAGGGGATCGCCGCGCCGGACGAGGATGAAGATACGTTTGAGGGGAACGCTCGGATCAAGGCTACGTATTACTCGCTGTTTGCGCCGGGGGAGATTGTGATTGCGGATGACTCGGGATTGGAGGTCGATGCTCTCGGTGGCGCTCCCGGTGTGCGGTCGGCCCGGTATGCGGAGGACATGAAGTTTGCGGGCGAAGGGTCGGTGGATGTCCGGAATAATTCGTGCCTGATGGCGGCACTTGAAGGCGTTGAGGCGCGGGCAGGGCGATATCGCTGCGCGCTGGTGGCGGCTCGTGATGGGAATGTGCTGGCTGTGGGTGACGGCACGGTTGAAGGATGGATTCTTGCGGCGGCCCAAGGCGATGGCGGCTTTGGGTACGATCCTTACTTTTTGCCAGAGGGCGCGACCGGGTCGATGGCGGAGATCGGAAATGCTGAGCGAATGTTGTTGAGTCATCGTGGACGGGCGTTGCGGGATCTGCTGCCGAAGTTGATGGCCGTAGCGGCGATTTGA
- a CDS encoding succinate dehydrogenase cytochrome b558 subunit, with amino-acid sequence MATVAPPVPSSSTTRGVQPLRAGQGNSFLWRKLHSLSGIVPIGAFLVEHILSNFEAIHGPLAYAQQVKFLNSLPLVRVLEWAFIFIPLAFHAGYGVFIAFRGRSNVNVYPWAGNWMYIAQRVTGLIAFVYIIQHVWRQRFSGVSLPEHPGAAFAKVQHELANPWMLAIYVIAMVATTWHFAYGIWLFAAKWGITPGDRARKRFGYVCAAIGTALCVMGLWGMWAFVGPQYQNAPADVMPTQTSHLLSGTIPMFDPNGVVRLVPYQEIDQAIAAGGTRAVKVEDSDNSTRWLREDQVEAAVKQGANVVPYSPHTK; translated from the coding sequence ATGGCAACTGTCGCTCCGCCTGTACCTTCCTCTTCGACAACTCGTGGTGTGCAGCCTTTGCGTGCTGGGCAGGGGAACTCGTTTCTGTGGCGCAAGCTGCATTCGCTCTCGGGAATTGTGCCGATTGGCGCGTTTTTAGTCGAGCATATTCTTTCCAACTTTGAAGCGATCCATGGGCCGCTTGCCTACGCGCAGCAGGTGAAGTTCCTGAACAGCCTGCCCTTGGTGCGGGTGCTGGAGTGGGCGTTCATCTTCATTCCGCTGGCATTTCATGCGGGGTATGGCGTGTTCATCGCGTTCCGCGGACGCAGCAATGTGAACGTCTATCCGTGGGCGGGCAACTGGATGTATATCGCGCAGCGCGTGACCGGGCTGATCGCGTTTGTGTACATCATTCAGCATGTCTGGCGTCAGCGGTTCAGCGGTGTGAGTCTGCCGGAGCATCCGGGAGCGGCGTTTGCCAAGGTGCAGCATGAGCTCGCGAATCCGTGGATGCTGGCGATCTATGTGATCGCGATGGTGGCTACGACGTGGCACTTCGCGTATGGGATATGGCTGTTCGCGGCGAAGTGGGGGATCACGCCGGGGGATCGCGCTCGGAAGAGATTTGGATATGTGTGCGCGGCGATTGGGACGGCGCTTTGCGTGATGGGGCTTTGGGGGATGTGGGCGTTTGTGGGTCCGCAGTATCAGAATGCGCCGGCGGATGTAATGCCGACGCAGACTTCGCATCTCCTTTCAGGAACGATCCCAATGTTTGATCCCAATGGTGTTGTTCGTCTTGTTCCCTACCAGGAAATCGACCAAGCAATAGCCGCTGGCGGGACACGTGCCGTAAAAGTTGAAGATAGCGATAACTCAACGCGCTGGCTACGCGAGGATCAGGTTGAGGCAGCAGTCAAGCAAGGCGCTAATGTAGTGCCATACTCGCCCCACACAAAATAA
- the sdhA gene encoding succinate dehydrogenase flavoprotein subunit, whose translation MAAPRIIVVGGGLAGLSAVIKIAEAGGTVDLFSIVPVKRSHSVCAQGGINAAKDLKGEGDSVLKHFDDTVYGGDFLANQTPVKNMTAQGPAIVDLLDRMGVPFNRTPEGLLDFRRFGGTLYQRTAFAGATTGQQLLYALDEQVRRHESEGKVTKYEGWEFLSAVLDANGACRGICAMDLRTMETRTFPADAIIICTGGNGAIFGKSTNSVVCTGSAQSALYQQGAFYANGEFIQVHPTAIPGEDKLRLMSESARGEGGRVWVPRDKNDKRVARSIPEGDRWYFLEEWYPKYGNLVPRDVATRAIFKVVYEHGMGIDGQPMVYLDLTHLPKERLHKLEGILEIYEKFVGDDPREVPMKIFPGMHYTMGGLWVDFEQQTNIPGVFAAGEADYSIHGANRLGANSLLSCIYGGFVAGPNALAYAKNLAAQPGDGGHAAELQRQKEKNNGLLSSTGTENPFKLWRELGETMTKHATIIRYNSGLDEADAKIVELLGRYKNINLSDKSQWANTSFAFTRQLENMLELGRVIVQGARLRDESRGAHFKPDFPERNDEKFLKTTKAKFVEGAPAFEFEEVDTSLIVPRARNYAASA comes from the coding sequence ATGGCAGCTCCAAGAATCATCGTTGTAGGCGGCGGACTGGCTGGGCTTTCGGCGGTCATCAAGATCGCGGAGGCGGGCGGTACGGTTGACCTGTTTTCGATTGTGCCGGTGAAGCGGTCGCACTCGGTCTGCGCGCAGGGCGGCATCAATGCGGCGAAGGACCTGAAGGGCGAAGGAGACTCCGTCCTGAAGCACTTCGACGACACGGTCTACGGCGGCGACTTCCTCGCCAACCAGACGCCGGTGAAGAACATGACGGCGCAGGGGCCGGCGATCGTCGATCTGCTCGACCGCATGGGCGTGCCGTTCAACCGCACGCCGGAAGGTCTGCTGGACTTTCGCCGCTTCGGAGGAACGCTCTATCAGCGGACAGCGTTTGCGGGCGCGACGACCGGCCAACAGCTCCTCTATGCGCTGGATGAACAAGTCCGGCGCCATGAGTCTGAAGGCAAGGTGACGAAGTACGAAGGCTGGGAGTTCCTCTCCGCGGTGCTGGATGCCAATGGCGCGTGCCGCGGTATCTGCGCGATGGACCTAAGGACGATGGAGACGCGGACGTTTCCAGCGGACGCCATCATCATCTGCACGGGCGGCAACGGAGCGATCTTCGGCAAAAGCACGAACTCGGTGGTGTGTACCGGCTCGGCGCAGTCCGCGCTGTACCAGCAGGGAGCGTTCTACGCGAACGGCGAGTTCATCCAGGTGCATCCTACCGCGATTCCGGGAGAAGACAAGCTGCGGCTGATGAGCGAGTCAGCGCGTGGCGAGGGCGGCCGCGTATGGGTGCCGCGCGACAAGAACGACAAGCGCGTGGCGCGTTCTATCCCGGAGGGCGACCGTTGGTACTTCCTGGAAGAGTGGTATCCGAAGTATGGCAACCTCGTGCCGCGCGATGTGGCGACGCGCGCGATCTTCAAGGTCGTCTATGAGCATGGCATGGGCATCGACGGGCAGCCGATGGTCTACCTCGACCTGACGCATCTTCCCAAGGAGCGGCTACACAAGCTCGAAGGCATCCTTGAGATCTACGAGAAGTTTGTAGGCGACGATCCGCGCGAAGTGCCGATGAAGATCTTTCCGGGCATGCACTACACGATGGGCGGCCTGTGGGTGGACTTCGAACAGCAGACCAACATCCCGGGCGTGTTTGCAGCGGGCGAGGCGGACTACAGCATTCATGGAGCGAATCGGTTGGGCGCGAACTCGCTGCTCTCGTGCATCTACGGCGGCTTCGTGGCGGGGCCGAATGCGCTTGCTTATGCGAAGAATCTGGCAGCGCAGCCGGGCGATGGCGGCCACGCAGCCGAGCTGCAGCGGCAGAAGGAAAAGAACAACGGGCTGCTCTCTTCCACCGGCACGGAGAACCCGTTCAAGCTATGGCGCGAGCTGGGCGAGACGATGACGAAGCATGCCACCATCATTCGCTATAACAGCGGTCTGGATGAGGCGGACGCGAAGATCGTCGAACTGCTGGGGCGCTACAAGAACATCAATCTTTCGGACAAGAGCCAGTGGGCCAATACGAGCTTCGCGTTTACGCGGCAGCTTGAGAACATGCTCGAACTGGGGCGCGTGATTGTGCAGGGAGCGCGGCTGCGGGATGAGTCTCGCGGGGCACACTTCAAGCCGGACTTTCCGGAGCGGAATGATGAGAAGTTTTTGAAGACGACGAAGGCGAAGTTTGTGGAGGGTGCGCCGGCGTTTGAGTTTGAAGAGGTGGATACGAGTTTGATCGTGCCGCGGGCTAGGAATTACGCGGCTAGTGCGTAG
- the sdhB gene encoding succinate dehydrogenase iron-sulfur subunit: protein MFSNHAKTIKVEIKRQSGPDGSSTVEKFEIPYRPNMNITSVLGEIACNPITADGTATAPITYDANCLEEICGSCAMLINGKARMACSALVDKLTDGSEPITLAPLSKFPVVRDLSVDRSVLFKNLKAVKAWVPIDGTYDLGSGPRQFPQLQEELYPLSNCISCTICMEVCPQFNDSTNFVGAATIAQVKLFNNNPTGAVLKAERLRALAGDGGVQECGFAQNCVEACPKQLPLTEAISDVSRDVLLQQVKDFFVR, encoded by the coding sequence GTGTTTTCCAATCACGCGAAGACGATTAAGGTTGAGATCAAGCGACAGAGCGGGCCGGATGGCTCCTCAACGGTAGAGAAGTTTGAGATCCCCTACCGCCCGAACATGAACATCACCTCGGTGCTGGGCGAGATTGCGTGCAATCCCATCACGGCGGATGGCACGGCGACCGCACCCATCACCTACGACGCAAACTGCCTGGAGGAGATCTGCGGCTCCTGCGCGATGCTCATCAACGGCAAGGCGCGGATGGCGTGCTCGGCGCTGGTGGACAAGCTGACCGACGGCAGCGAGCCGATCACGCTGGCTCCGCTGTCTAAATTTCCAGTCGTGCGCGACCTCTCGGTCGACCGCAGCGTGCTCTTCAAGAACCTGAAGGCGGTGAAGGCGTGGGTGCCGATCGACGGGACGTATGATCTCGGCTCAGGGCCAAGACAGTTTCCCCAACTTCAGGAAGAGCTTTATCCGCTGTCGAACTGCATCTCCTGCACGATCTGCATGGAGGTGTGCCCGCAGTTCAACGATTCGACGAACTTCGTGGGTGCGGCGACCATCGCGCAGGTCAAGCTGTTCAATAACAATCCGACCGGAGCCGTGCTGAAGGCGGAGCGGCTGCGGGCGCTGGCCGGCGATGGCGGCGTGCAGGAGTGCGGGTTTGCGCAGAACTGTGTGGAGGCCTGCCCGAAGCAGTTGCCGCTGACCGAGGCGATCTCCGATGTGAGCCGGGACGTGCTGCTGCAGCAGGTGAAGGACTTCTTCGTGCGGTAA
- a CDS encoding type II toxin-antitoxin system HicB family antitoxin, protein MSELLFNVTQDSDGGYVAIADGPSIATQGDTWDELCYMVLDAVKGYFEVEGTQPPERIRLFLHVEQVLAVA, encoded by the coding sequence ATGAGCGAACTCCTCTTCAACGTCACGCAGGATTCGGATGGTGGCTACGTCGCGATTGCCGATGGACCATCCATTGCGACACAGGGGGACACATGGGACGAGCTATGCTACATGGTTCTGGATGCCGTCAAGGGGTACTTTGAAGTCGAAGGTACTCAGCCACCAGAACGAATCCGCCTCTTTCTTCATGTTGAGCAAGTCCTCGCGGTTGCGTGA
- a CDS encoding type II toxin-antitoxin system HicA family toxin produces MKTPRNLYGRELADHLIRHWEYVESRQAGSHIVIRTESPTGQSIPIPAHKPLRTGTLNAILRMVSDHKKVSREDVLRGI; encoded by the coding sequence GTGAAGACTCCAAGAAATCTATATGGGCGGGAACTTGCCGACCATCTCATCCGCCATTGGGAATATGTCGAAAGCCGACAAGCCGGTAGCCACATCGTGATCCGCACGGAGTCTCCGACGGGTCAATCGATTCCGATTCCAGCCCACAAACCGCTCCGCACAGGGACGCTCAACGCCATCCTTCGAATGGTTTCCGACCATAAGAAGGTCAGCCGAGAGGATGTCTTGCGCGGTATCTAG
- a CDS encoding GlcG/HbpS family heme-binding protein: MSIGLAEARRIIAAAEKKAEELGQPMNVAVVDAGGNLVAFERMENAWLGSIDISQKKAWTSRAFDITTKDLGTHSQSGDQFFGIHASNDGKVMIFAGGIPLKVDGKVVGAIGVSGGSGEQDHAVAEAGAAAL, from the coding sequence ATGAGCATTGGACTTGCAGAGGCTCGTCGCATTATCGCGGCGGCGGAGAAGAAGGCAGAGGAGCTTGGGCAGCCGATGAACGTCGCGGTTGTGGATGCAGGGGGCAACCTCGTCGCGTTTGAGCGGATGGAGAACGCTTGGCTGGGGTCGATCGATATCTCGCAGAAGAAGGCCTGGACTTCGCGGGCGTTCGACATTACGACGAAGGACCTGGGAACGCATTCGCAATCGGGAGACCAGTTCTTTGGCATCCATGCTTCGAATGATGGCAAGGTGATGATCTTTGCTGGTGGGATTCCGCTCAAGGTCGATGGCAAGGTGGTGGGTGCGATTGGCGTGAGTGGTGGGTCGGGTGAGCAGGATCATGCCGTGGCTGAAGCTGGGGCGGCGGCGCTGTAA